The following proteins come from a genomic window of Drosophila sulfurigaster albostrigata strain 15112-1811.04 chromosome X, ASM2355843v2, whole genome shotgun sequence:
- the LOC133847184 gene encoding troponin T, skeletal muscle isoform X11 codes for MSDDEEYTSSEEEEVVEETREETGEGDPEFIKRQDQKRSDLDEQLKEYISEWRKQRAKEEDELKKLKEKQAKRKISRAEEEQKMAQRKKEEEERRVREVEEKKQREIEEKRMRLEEAEKKRQAMLQAMKDKDKKGPNFTIAKKDTGLGLSSAAMERNKTKEQLEEEKKISLSFRIKPLAIEGFGEQKLREKAQELWELIVKLETEKYDLEERQKRQDYDLKELKERQKQQLRHKALKKGLDPEALTGKYPPKIQVASKYERRVDTRSYDDKKKLFEGGWDEISKDVNEKIWNEKKEQYTGRQKSKLPKWFGERPGKKAGEPETPEGEEDAKADEDIVEDEDEVEEEVVEEEDEEAEEDEEEEEEEEEEEEEEEEEEEEEEEEEEEE; via the exons ATGTCCGACGATGAGGAATACAC CAGTtccgaggaggaggaggttgTCGAGGAGACCAGAGAGGAGAC AGGTGAGGGCGATCCAGAGTTCATCAAGCGTCAGGACCAGAAGCGCTCCGATCTCGATGAACAGCTGAAAGAATACATCAGCGAATGGCGCAAACAGAGAGCCAAGGAGGAGGATGAGCTGAAGAAACTGAAGGAGAAGCAGGCCAAGCGCAAGATCTCGCGTGCCGAGGAGGAGCAGAAGATGGCCCAGCgcaagaaggaggaggaggagcgtCGCGTCCGTGAGGTTGAAGAGAAGAAGCAGCGCGAAATCGAAGAGAAGCGCATGCGTCTCGAGGAGGCCGAGAAGAAGCGCCAAGCCATGTTGCAGGCCATGAAGGACAAGGACAAGAAGGGACCCAACTTCACCATTGCCAAGAAGGATACAGGC TTGGGACTGTCGTCCGCCGCCATGGAACGTAACAAGACTAAGGAACAAttggaggaggagaagaagatCTCGTTGTCGTTCCGCATCAAGCCCCTGGCTATCGAAGGCTTTGGCGAGCAGAAGCTGCGTGAGAAGGCCCAGGAACTGTGGGAGCTCATCGTCAAATTGGAAACTGAGAAGTATGACTTGGAAGAAAGGCAGAAACGTCAGGACTACGAT TTGAAAGAGCTGAAGGAAAGACAGAAGCAACAGCTCAGGCACAAAGCCTTGAAGAAGGGTCTCGACCCTGAAGCCTTGACCGGCAAATACCCG CCCAAGATTCAAGTCGCCTCCAAATATGAGAGACGTGTGGATACCCGCTCATATGACGACAAGAAGAAGCTCTTCGAGGGT GGCTGGGATGAGATCAGCAAGGATGTGAACGAGAAGATCTGGAACGAGAAGAAGGAGCAATACACCGGCCGtcaaaaat CCAAACTGCCAAAGTGGTTCGGCGAGCGACCAGGCAAGAAGGCCGGTGAGCCCGAGACACCCGAGGGTGAGGAGGATGCCAAGGCCGATGAGGACATCgttgaggatgaggatgaggtcGAGGAGGAGGTCGTCGAGGAGGAAGACGAGGAGGCCGAGGAAGatgaggaggaagaggaggaggaagaagaagaggaggaggaagaggaggaagaagaggaagaggaagaagaagaggaggaggaagaataa
- the LOC133847184 gene encoding troponin T, skeletal muscle isoform X12, which yields MSDDEEYTSEEEEVVEETREETGEGDPEFIKRQDQKRSDLDEQLKEYISEWRKQRAKEEDELKKLKEKQAKRKISRAEEEQKMAQRKKEEEERRVREVEEKKQREIEEKRMRLEEAEKKRQAMLQAMKDKDKKGPNFTIAKKDTGVLGLSSAAMERNKTKEQLEEEKKISLSFRIKPLAIEGFGEQKLREKAQELWELIVKLETEKYDLEERQKRQDYDLKELKERQKQQLRHKALKKGLDPEALTGKYPPKIQVASKYERRVDTRSYDDKKKLFEGGWDEISKDVNEKIWNEKKEQYTGRQKSKLPKWFGERPGKKAGEPETPEGEEDAKADEDIVEDEDEVEEEVVEEEDEEAEEDEEEEEEEEEEEEEEEEEEEEEEEEEEEE from the exons ATGTCCGACGATGAGGAATACAC TtccgaggaggaggaggttgTCGAGGAGACCAGAGAGGAGAC AGGTGAGGGCGATCCAGAGTTCATCAAGCGTCAGGACCAGAAGCGCTCCGATCTCGATGAACAGCTGAAAGAATACATCAGCGAATGGCGCAAACAGAGAGCCAAGGAGGAGGATGAGCTGAAGAAACTGAAGGAGAAGCAGGCCAAGCGCAAGATCTCGCGTGCCGAGGAGGAGCAGAAGATGGCCCAGCgcaagaaggaggaggaggagcgtCGCGTCCGTGAGGTTGAAGAGAAGAAGCAGCGCGAAATCGAAGAGAAGCGCATGCGTCTCGAGGAGGCCGAGAAGAAGCGCCAAGCCATGTTGCAGGCCATGAAGGACAAGGACAAGAAGGGACCCAACTTCACCATTGCCAAGAAGGATACAGGCGTG TTGGGACTGTCGTCCGCCGCCATGGAACGTAACAAGACTAAGGAACAAttggaggaggagaagaagatCTCGTTGTCGTTCCGCATCAAGCCCCTGGCTATCGAAGGCTTTGGCGAGCAGAAGCTGCGTGAGAAGGCCCAGGAACTGTGGGAGCTCATCGTCAAATTGGAAACTGAGAAGTATGACTTGGAAGAAAGGCAGAAACGTCAGGACTACGAT TTGAAAGAGCTGAAGGAAAGACAGAAGCAACAGCTCAGGCACAAAGCCTTGAAGAAGGGTCTCGACCCTGAAGCCTTGACCGGCAAATACCCG CCCAAGATTCAAGTCGCCTCCAAATATGAGAGACGTGTGGATACCCGCTCATATGACGACAAGAAGAAGCTCTTCGAGGGT GGCTGGGATGAGATCAGCAAGGATGTGAACGAGAAGATCTGGAACGAGAAGAAGGAGCAATACACCGGCCGtcaaaaat CCAAACTGCCAAAGTGGTTCGGCGAGCGACCAGGCAAGAAGGCCGGTGAGCCCGAGACACCCGAGGGTGAGGAGGATGCCAAGGCCGATGAGGACATCgttgaggatgaggatgaggtcGAGGAGGAGGTCGTCGAGGAGGAAGACGAGGAGGCCGAGGAAGatgaggaggaagaggaggaggaagaagaagaggaggaggaagaggaggaagaagaggaagaggaagaagaagaggaggaggaagaataa
- the LOC133847184 gene encoding troponin T, skeletal muscle isoform X17, with product MSDDEEYTGEGDPEFIKRQDQKRSDLDEQLKEYISEWRKQRAKEEDELKKLKEKQAKRKISRAEEEQKMAQRKKEEEERRVREVEEKKQREIEEKRMRLEEAEKKRQAMLQAMKDKDKKGPNFTIAKKDTGLGLSSAAMERNKTKEQLEEEKKISLSFRIKPLAIEGFGEQKLREKAQELWELIVKLETEKYDLEERQKRQDYDLKELKERQKQQLRHKALKKGLDPEALTGKYPPKIQVASKYERRVDTRSYDDKKKLFEGGYNTVYAENLEKSWQEKQERFTQRTKSKLPKWFGERPGKKAGEPETPEGEEDAKADEDIVEDEDEVEEEVVEEEDEEAEEDEEEEEEEEEEEEEEEEEEEEEEEEEEEE from the exons ATGTCCGACGATGAGGAATACAC AGGTGAGGGCGATCCAGAGTTCATCAAGCGTCAGGACCAGAAGCGCTCCGATCTCGATGAACAGCTGAAAGAATACATCAGCGAATGGCGCAAACAGAGAGCCAAGGAGGAGGATGAGCTGAAGAAACTGAAGGAGAAGCAGGCCAAGCGCAAGATCTCGCGTGCCGAGGAGGAGCAGAAGATGGCCCAGCgcaagaaggaggaggaggagcgtCGCGTCCGTGAGGTTGAAGAGAAGAAGCAGCGCGAAATCGAAGAGAAGCGCATGCGTCTCGAGGAGGCCGAGAAGAAGCGCCAAGCCATGTTGCAGGCCATGAAGGACAAGGACAAGAAGGGACCCAACTTCACCATTGCCAAGAAGGATACAGGC TTGGGACTGTCGTCCGCCGCCATGGAACGTAACAAGACTAAGGAACAAttggaggaggagaagaagatCTCGTTGTCGTTCCGCATCAAGCCCCTGGCTATCGAAGGCTTTGGCGAGCAGAAGCTGCGTGAGAAGGCCCAGGAACTGTGGGAGCTCATCGTCAAATTGGAAACTGAGAAGTATGACTTGGAAGAAAGGCAGAAACGTCAGGACTACGAT TTGAAAGAGCTGAAGGAAAGACAGAAGCAACAGCTCAGGCACAAAGCCTTGAAGAAGGGTCTCGACCCTGAAGCCTTGACCGGCAAATACCCG CCCAAGATTCAAGTCGCCTCCAAATATGAGAGACGTGTGGATACCCGCTCATATGACGACAAGAAGAAGCTCTTCGAGGGT GGCTATAATACGGTGTATGCGGAAAACTTAGAAAAATCATGGCAAGAGAAACAGGAAAGATTTACTCAGCGCACAAAAT CCAAACTGCCAAAGTGGTTCGGCGAGCGACCAGGCAAGAAGGCCGGTGAGCCCGAGACACCCGAGGGTGAGGAGGATGCCAAGGCCGATGAGGACATCgttgaggatgaggatgaggtcGAGGAGGAGGTCGTCGAGGAGGAAGACGAGGAGGCCGAGGAAGatgaggaggaagaggaggaggaagaagaagaggaggaggaagaggaggaagaagaggaagaggaagaagaagaggaggaggaagaataa
- the LOC133847184 gene encoding troponin T, skeletal muscle isoform X7, whose protein sequence is MSDDEEYTSSEEEEVVEETREETKPPQTPAEGEGDPEFIKRQDQKRSDLDEQLKEYISEWRKQRAKEEDELKKLKEKQAKRKISRAEEEQKMAQRKKEEEERRVREVEEKKQREIEEKRMRLEEAEKKRQAMLQAMKDKDKKGPNFTIAKKDTGLGLSSAAMERNKTKEQLEEEKKISLSFRIKPLAIEGFGEQKLREKAQELWELIVKLETEKYDLEERQKRQDYDLKELKERQKQQLRHKALKKGLDPEALTGKYPPKIQVASKYERRVDTRSYDDKKKLFEGGWDEISKDVNEKIWNEKKEQYTGRQKSKLPKWFGERPGKKAGEPETPEGEEDAKADEDIVEDEDEVEEEVVEEEDEEAEEDEEEEEEEEEEEEEEEEEEEEEEEEEEEE, encoded by the exons ATGTCCGACGATGAGGAATACAC CAGTtccgaggaggaggaggttgTCGAGGAGACCAGAGAGGAGAC AAAACCACCTCAGACACCAGCCGA AGGTGAGGGCGATCCAGAGTTCATCAAGCGTCAGGACCAGAAGCGCTCCGATCTCGATGAACAGCTGAAAGAATACATCAGCGAATGGCGCAAACAGAGAGCCAAGGAGGAGGATGAGCTGAAGAAACTGAAGGAGAAGCAGGCCAAGCGCAAGATCTCGCGTGCCGAGGAGGAGCAGAAGATGGCCCAGCgcaagaaggaggaggaggagcgtCGCGTCCGTGAGGTTGAAGAGAAGAAGCAGCGCGAAATCGAAGAGAAGCGCATGCGTCTCGAGGAGGCCGAGAAGAAGCGCCAAGCCATGTTGCAGGCCATGAAGGACAAGGACAAGAAGGGACCCAACTTCACCATTGCCAAGAAGGATACAGGC TTGGGACTGTCGTCCGCCGCCATGGAACGTAACAAGACTAAGGAACAAttggaggaggagaagaagatCTCGTTGTCGTTCCGCATCAAGCCCCTGGCTATCGAAGGCTTTGGCGAGCAGAAGCTGCGTGAGAAGGCCCAGGAACTGTGGGAGCTCATCGTCAAATTGGAAACTGAGAAGTATGACTTGGAAGAAAGGCAGAAACGTCAGGACTACGAT TTGAAAGAGCTGAAGGAAAGACAGAAGCAACAGCTCAGGCACAAAGCCTTGAAGAAGGGTCTCGACCCTGAAGCCTTGACCGGCAAATACCCG CCCAAGATTCAAGTCGCCTCCAAATATGAGAGACGTGTGGATACCCGCTCATATGACGACAAGAAGAAGCTCTTCGAGGGT GGCTGGGATGAGATCAGCAAGGATGTGAACGAGAAGATCTGGAACGAGAAGAAGGAGCAATACACCGGCCGtcaaaaat CCAAACTGCCAAAGTGGTTCGGCGAGCGACCAGGCAAGAAGGCCGGTGAGCCCGAGACACCCGAGGGTGAGGAGGATGCCAAGGCCGATGAGGACATCgttgaggatgaggatgaggtcGAGGAGGAGGTCGTCGAGGAGGAAGACGAGGAGGCCGAGGAAGatgaggaggaagaggaggaggaagaagaagaggaggaggaagaggaggaagaagaggaagaggaagaagaagaggaggaggaagaataa
- the LOC133847184 gene encoding troponin T, skeletal muscle isoform X15, producing the protein MSDDEEYTGEGDPEFIKRQDQKRSDLDEQLKEYISEWRKQRAKEEDELKKLKEKQAKRKISRAEEEQKMAQRKKEEEERRVREVEEKKQREIEEKRMRLEEAEKKRQAMLQAMKDKDKKGPNFTIAKKDTGVLGLSSAAMERNKTKEQLEEEKKISLSFRIKPLAIEGFGEQKLREKAQELWELIVKLETEKYDLEERQKRQDYDLKELKERQKQQLRHKALKKGLDPEALTGKYPPKIQVASKYERRVDTRSYDDKKKLFEGGYNTVYAENLEKSWQEKQERFTQRTKSKLPKWFGERPGKKAGEPETPEGEEDAKADEDIVEDEDEVEEEVVEEEDEEAEEDEEEEEEEEEEEEEEEEEEEEEEEEEEEE; encoded by the exons ATGTCCGACGATGAGGAATACAC AGGTGAGGGCGATCCAGAGTTCATCAAGCGTCAGGACCAGAAGCGCTCCGATCTCGATGAACAGCTGAAAGAATACATCAGCGAATGGCGCAAACAGAGAGCCAAGGAGGAGGATGAGCTGAAGAAACTGAAGGAGAAGCAGGCCAAGCGCAAGATCTCGCGTGCCGAGGAGGAGCAGAAGATGGCCCAGCgcaagaaggaggaggaggagcgtCGCGTCCGTGAGGTTGAAGAGAAGAAGCAGCGCGAAATCGAAGAGAAGCGCATGCGTCTCGAGGAGGCCGAGAAGAAGCGCCAAGCCATGTTGCAGGCCATGAAGGACAAGGACAAGAAGGGACCCAACTTCACCATTGCCAAGAAGGATACAGGCGTG TTGGGACTGTCGTCCGCCGCCATGGAACGTAACAAGACTAAGGAACAAttggaggaggagaagaagatCTCGTTGTCGTTCCGCATCAAGCCCCTGGCTATCGAAGGCTTTGGCGAGCAGAAGCTGCGTGAGAAGGCCCAGGAACTGTGGGAGCTCATCGTCAAATTGGAAACTGAGAAGTATGACTTGGAAGAAAGGCAGAAACGTCAGGACTACGAT TTGAAAGAGCTGAAGGAAAGACAGAAGCAACAGCTCAGGCACAAAGCCTTGAAGAAGGGTCTCGACCCTGAAGCCTTGACCGGCAAATACCCG CCCAAGATTCAAGTCGCCTCCAAATATGAGAGACGTGTGGATACCCGCTCATATGACGACAAGAAGAAGCTCTTCGAGGGT GGCTATAATACGGTGTATGCGGAAAACTTAGAAAAATCATGGCAAGAGAAACAGGAAAGATTTACTCAGCGCACAAAAT CCAAACTGCCAAAGTGGTTCGGCGAGCGACCAGGCAAGAAGGCCGGTGAGCCCGAGACACCCGAGGGTGAGGAGGATGCCAAGGCCGATGAGGACATCgttgaggatgaggatgaggtcGAGGAGGAGGTCGTCGAGGAGGAAGACGAGGAGGCCGAGGAAGatgaggaggaagaggaggaggaagaagaagaggaggaggaagaggaggaagaagaggaagaggaagaagaagaggaggaggaagaataa
- the LOC133847184 gene encoding troponin T, skeletal muscle isoform X14 — protein MSDDEEYTGEGDPEFIKRQDQKRSDLDEQLKEYISEWRKQRAKEEDELKKLKEKQAKRKISRAEEEQKMAQRKKEEEERRVREVEEKKQREIEEKRMRLEEAEKKRQAMLQAMKDKDKKGPNFTIAKKDTGVLGLSSAAMERNKTKEQLEEEKKISLSFRIKPLAIEGFGEQKLREKAQELWELIVKLETEKYDLEERQKRQDYDLKELKERQKQQLRHKALKKGLDPEALTGKYPPKIQVASKYERRVDTRSYDDKKKLFEGGWDEISKDVNEKIWNEKKEQYTGRQKSKLPKWFGERPGKKAGEPETPEGEEDAKADEDIVEDEDEVEEEVVEEEDEEAEEDEEEEEEEEEEEEEEEEEEEEEEEEEEEE, from the exons ATGTCCGACGATGAGGAATACAC AGGTGAGGGCGATCCAGAGTTCATCAAGCGTCAGGACCAGAAGCGCTCCGATCTCGATGAACAGCTGAAAGAATACATCAGCGAATGGCGCAAACAGAGAGCCAAGGAGGAGGATGAGCTGAAGAAACTGAAGGAGAAGCAGGCCAAGCGCAAGATCTCGCGTGCCGAGGAGGAGCAGAAGATGGCCCAGCgcaagaaggaggaggaggagcgtCGCGTCCGTGAGGTTGAAGAGAAGAAGCAGCGCGAAATCGAAGAGAAGCGCATGCGTCTCGAGGAGGCCGAGAAGAAGCGCCAAGCCATGTTGCAGGCCATGAAGGACAAGGACAAGAAGGGACCCAACTTCACCATTGCCAAGAAGGATACAGGCGTG TTGGGACTGTCGTCCGCCGCCATGGAACGTAACAAGACTAAGGAACAAttggaggaggagaagaagatCTCGTTGTCGTTCCGCATCAAGCCCCTGGCTATCGAAGGCTTTGGCGAGCAGAAGCTGCGTGAGAAGGCCCAGGAACTGTGGGAGCTCATCGTCAAATTGGAAACTGAGAAGTATGACTTGGAAGAAAGGCAGAAACGTCAGGACTACGAT TTGAAAGAGCTGAAGGAAAGACAGAAGCAACAGCTCAGGCACAAAGCCTTGAAGAAGGGTCTCGACCCTGAAGCCTTGACCGGCAAATACCCG CCCAAGATTCAAGTCGCCTCCAAATATGAGAGACGTGTGGATACCCGCTCATATGACGACAAGAAGAAGCTCTTCGAGGGT GGCTGGGATGAGATCAGCAAGGATGTGAACGAGAAGATCTGGAACGAGAAGAAGGAGCAATACACCGGCCGtcaaaaat CCAAACTGCCAAAGTGGTTCGGCGAGCGACCAGGCAAGAAGGCCGGTGAGCCCGAGACACCCGAGGGTGAGGAGGATGCCAAGGCCGATGAGGACATCgttgaggatgaggatgaggtcGAGGAGGAGGTCGTCGAGGAGGAAGACGAGGAGGCCGAGGAAGatgaggaggaagaggaggaggaagaagaagaggaggaggaagaggaggaagaagaggaagaggaagaagaagaggaggaggaagaataa
- the LOC133847184 gene encoding troponin T, skeletal muscle isoform X19, producing MSDDEEYTSEEEEVVEETREETKPPQTPAEGEGDPEFIKRQDQKRSDLDEQLKEYISEWRKQRAKEEDELKKLKEKQAKRKISRAEEEQKMAQRKKEEEERRVREVEEKKQREIEEKRMRLEEAEKKRQAMLQAMKDKDKKGPNFTIAKKDTGVLGLSSAAMERNKTKEQLEEEKKISLSFRIKPLAIEGFGEQKLREKAQELWELIVKLETEKYDLEERQKRQDYDLKELKERQKQQLRHKALKKGLDPEALTGKYPPKIQVASKYERRVDTRSYDDKKKLFEGGYNTVYAENLEKSWQEKQERFTQRTKSKLPKWFGERPGKKAGEPETPEGEEDAKADEDIVEDEDEVEEEVVEEEDEEAEEDEEEEEEEEEEEEEEEEEEEEEEEEEEEE from the exons ATGTCCGACGATGAGGAATACAC TtccgaggaggaggaggttgTCGAGGAGACCAGAGAGGAGAC AAAACCACCTCAGACACCAGCCGA AGGTGAGGGCGATCCAGAGTTCATCAAGCGTCAGGACCAGAAGCGCTCCGATCTCGATGAACAGCTGAAAGAATACATCAGCGAATGGCGCAAACAGAGAGCCAAGGAGGAGGATGAGCTGAAGAAACTGAAGGAGAAGCAGGCCAAGCGCAAGATCTCGCGTGCCGAGGAGGAGCAGAAGATGGCCCAGCgcaagaaggaggaggaggagcgtCGCGTCCGTGAGGTTGAAGAGAAGAAGCAGCGCGAAATCGAAGAGAAGCGCATGCGTCTCGAGGAGGCCGAGAAGAAGCGCCAAGCCATGTTGCAGGCCATGAAGGACAAGGACAAGAAGGGACCCAACTTCACCATTGCCAAGAAGGATACAGGCGTG TTGGGACTGTCGTCCGCCGCCATGGAACGTAACAAGACTAAGGAACAAttggaggaggagaagaagatCTCGTTGTCGTTCCGCATCAAGCCCCTGGCTATCGAAGGCTTTGGCGAGCAGAAGCTGCGTGAGAAGGCCCAGGAACTGTGGGAGCTCATCGTCAAATTGGAAACTGAGAAGTATGACTTGGAAGAAAGGCAGAAACGTCAGGACTACGAT TTGAAAGAGCTGAAGGAAAGACAGAAGCAACAGCTCAGGCACAAAGCCTTGAAGAAGGGTCTCGACCCTGAAGCCTTGACCGGCAAATACCCG CCCAAGATTCAAGTCGCCTCCAAATATGAGAGACGTGTGGATACCCGCTCATATGACGACAAGAAGAAGCTCTTCGAGGGT GGCTATAATACGGTGTATGCGGAAAACTTAGAAAAATCATGGCAAGAGAAACAGGAAAGATTTACTCAGCGCACAAAAT CCAAACTGCCAAAGTGGTTCGGCGAGCGACCAGGCAAGAAGGCCGGTGAGCCCGAGACACCCGAGGGTGAGGAGGATGCCAAGGCCGATGAGGACATCgttgaggatgaggatgaggtcGAGGAGGAGGTCGTCGAGGAGGAAGACGAGGAGGCCGAGGAAGatgaggaggaagaggaggaggaagaagaagaggaggaggaagaggaggaagaagaggaagaggaagaagaagaggaggaggaagaataa
- the LOC133847184 gene encoding troponin T, skeletal muscle isoform X8 produces MSDDEEYTSEEEEVVEETREETKPPQTPAEGEGDPEFIKRQDQKRSDLDEQLKEYISEWRKQRAKEEDELKKLKEKQAKRKISRAEEEQKMAQRKKEEEERRVREVEEKKQREIEEKRMRLEEAEKKRQAMLQAMKDKDKKGPNFTIAKKDTGVLGLSSAAMERNKTKEQLEEEKKISLSFRIKPLAIEGFGEQKLREKAQELWELIVKLETEKYDLEERQKRQDYDLKELKERQKQQLRHKALKKGLDPEALTGKYPPKIQVASKYERRVDTRSYDDKKKLFEGGWDEISKDVNEKIWNEKKEQYTGRQKSKLPKWFGERPGKKAGEPETPEGEEDAKADEDIVEDEDEVEEEVVEEEDEEAEEDEEEEEEEEEEEEEEEEEEEEEEEEEEEE; encoded by the exons ATGTCCGACGATGAGGAATACAC TtccgaggaggaggaggttgTCGAGGAGACCAGAGAGGAGAC AAAACCACCTCAGACACCAGCCGA AGGTGAGGGCGATCCAGAGTTCATCAAGCGTCAGGACCAGAAGCGCTCCGATCTCGATGAACAGCTGAAAGAATACATCAGCGAATGGCGCAAACAGAGAGCCAAGGAGGAGGATGAGCTGAAGAAACTGAAGGAGAAGCAGGCCAAGCGCAAGATCTCGCGTGCCGAGGAGGAGCAGAAGATGGCCCAGCgcaagaaggaggaggaggagcgtCGCGTCCGTGAGGTTGAAGAGAAGAAGCAGCGCGAAATCGAAGAGAAGCGCATGCGTCTCGAGGAGGCCGAGAAGAAGCGCCAAGCCATGTTGCAGGCCATGAAGGACAAGGACAAGAAGGGACCCAACTTCACCATTGCCAAGAAGGATACAGGCGTG TTGGGACTGTCGTCCGCCGCCATGGAACGTAACAAGACTAAGGAACAAttggaggaggagaagaagatCTCGTTGTCGTTCCGCATCAAGCCCCTGGCTATCGAAGGCTTTGGCGAGCAGAAGCTGCGTGAGAAGGCCCAGGAACTGTGGGAGCTCATCGTCAAATTGGAAACTGAGAAGTATGACTTGGAAGAAAGGCAGAAACGTCAGGACTACGAT TTGAAAGAGCTGAAGGAAAGACAGAAGCAACAGCTCAGGCACAAAGCCTTGAAGAAGGGTCTCGACCCTGAAGCCTTGACCGGCAAATACCCG CCCAAGATTCAAGTCGCCTCCAAATATGAGAGACGTGTGGATACCCGCTCATATGACGACAAGAAGAAGCTCTTCGAGGGT GGCTGGGATGAGATCAGCAAGGATGTGAACGAGAAGATCTGGAACGAGAAGAAGGAGCAATACACCGGCCGtcaaaaat CCAAACTGCCAAAGTGGTTCGGCGAGCGACCAGGCAAGAAGGCCGGTGAGCCCGAGACACCCGAGGGTGAGGAGGATGCCAAGGCCGATGAGGACATCgttgaggatgaggatgaggtcGAGGAGGAGGTCGTCGAGGAGGAAGACGAGGAGGCCGAGGAAGatgaggaggaagaggaggaggaagaagaagaggaggaggaagaggaggaagaagaggaagaggaagaagaagaggaggaggaagaataa
- the LOC133847184 gene encoding troponin T, skeletal muscle isoform X18: MSDDEEYTSEEEEVVEETREETKPPQTPAEGEGDPEFIKRQDQKRSDLDEQLKEYISEWRKQRAKEEDELKKLKEKQAKRKISRAEEEQKMAQRKKEEEERRVREVEEKKQREIEEKRMRLEEAEKKRQAMLQAMKDKDKKGPNFTIAKKDTGLGLSSAAMERNKTKEQLEEEKKISLSFRIKPLAIEGFGEQKLREKAQELWELIVKLETEKYDLEERQKRQDYDLKELKERQKQQLRHKALKKGLDPEALTGKYPPKIQVASKYERRVDTRSYDDKKKLFEGGWDEISKDVNEKIWNEKKEQYTGRQKSKLPKWFGERPGKKAGEPETPEGEEDAKADEDIVEDEDEVEEEVVEEEDEEAEEDEEEEEEEEEEEEEEEEEEEEEEEEEEEE; this comes from the exons ATGTCCGACGATGAGGAATACAC TtccgaggaggaggaggttgTCGAGGAGACCAGAGAGGAGAC AAAACCACCTCAGACACCAGCCGA AGGTGAGGGCGATCCAGAGTTCATCAAGCGTCAGGACCAGAAGCGCTCCGATCTCGATGAACAGCTGAAAGAATACATCAGCGAATGGCGCAAACAGAGAGCCAAGGAGGAGGATGAGCTGAAGAAACTGAAGGAGAAGCAGGCCAAGCGCAAGATCTCGCGTGCCGAGGAGGAGCAGAAGATGGCCCAGCgcaagaaggaggaggaggagcgtCGCGTCCGTGAGGTTGAAGAGAAGAAGCAGCGCGAAATCGAAGAGAAGCGCATGCGTCTCGAGGAGGCCGAGAAGAAGCGCCAAGCCATGTTGCAGGCCATGAAGGACAAGGACAAGAAGGGACCCAACTTCACCATTGCCAAGAAGGATACAGGC TTGGGACTGTCGTCCGCCGCCATGGAACGTAACAAGACTAAGGAACAAttggaggaggagaagaagatCTCGTTGTCGTTCCGCATCAAGCCCCTGGCTATCGAAGGCTTTGGCGAGCAGAAGCTGCGTGAGAAGGCCCAGGAACTGTGGGAGCTCATCGTCAAATTGGAAACTGAGAAGTATGACTTGGAAGAAAGGCAGAAACGTCAGGACTACGAT TTGAAAGAGCTGAAGGAAAGACAGAAGCAACAGCTCAGGCACAAAGCCTTGAAGAAGGGTCTCGACCCTGAAGCCTTGACCGGCAAATACCCG CCCAAGATTCAAGTCGCCTCCAAATATGAGAGACGTGTGGATACCCGCTCATATGACGACAAGAAGAAGCTCTTCGAGGGT GGCTGGGATGAGATCAGCAAGGATGTGAACGAGAAGATCTGGAACGAGAAGAAGGAGCAATACACCGGCCGtcaaaaat CCAAACTGCCAAAGTGGTTCGGCGAGCGACCAGGCAAGAAGGCCGGTGAGCCCGAGACACCCGAGGGTGAGGAGGATGCCAAGGCCGATGAGGACATCgttgaggatgaggatgaggtcGAGGAGGAGGTCGTCGAGGAGGAAGACGAGGAGGCCGAGGAAGatgaggaggaagaggaggaggaagaagaagaggaggaggaagaggaggaagaagaggaagaggaagaagaagaggaggaggaagaataa